The segment CCTCTCTAAATAATAACGCTTAATGACGCGAATGTCATGACCAATTTCCTATATTGCCGAAAGAAGCGGGAAATTTTGCTGCTTTTCTTCGTGTATTTGGCGAAGCGCGGCTACGCAGACCTCAAGGGCGCGCTTTCCGTCTTTGATGCCGACCATTGGCTGACGGCCCTCGCGGATGCAGGAGATGAAATGCTGCAGTTCCATTTTGAGCGGCTCCGTCTTTGGAAAGACGGGGTGCTCCATGACTTCGACGATGTTTCCGCCGCTCTGGCGCACGCAGCGCTGTACCGTGATGTCCTGCGTCTCGTAATTTACCGTGACGAAACGTTCCGCCTCTGATATCTCCATCTGGCGCAGGCGTTTTTCCGCGACGCGGCTGACGAGTATCTGCGCCATCGCGCCGTTTGCGAAGCCGAGCTGCACTGAGGCTATGTCCTCGTGGTCGGTCCTGATGCACTTGCCTATCGCTGAAATTGAAACGAGGTCGGAATTTATCATTGAAAGAATGATGTCGACGTCGTGGATCATAAGGTCGAGCACCACTCCGACGTCGCTTATGCGCGGTGAAAAGGGGCCTATCCTGTGCGTCTGGATGAAGTAGGGATCTTTTACAAACTCCCTCGCGTGCTGGACGGCGCTGTTGAAGCGTTCTATGTGCCCAACCTGAAGCAGCACGTCCTTTTCCTTGGCGAGCCGCAGCAGCTTTTCTGCTTCGTCTACGCTTGTCGTCACAGGTTTCTCAACGAGGACGTGGACGCCGCTTTCCATCGCCACCTTCGCTATCTCGTAATGCATATATGTCGGGACGACGATGCTTACCGCGTCTGGGCGGGTCTCTTTCAGGAAAGTCTTAAAATCATCAAAGGCGCTGACGCCAAGAGGCTCCGCGATCGCATGCGCCCTTTCGTCGTTGATGTCTACGACGCCTACAAGCTGCGCGCCTAATATCTCCGTATATACCCTTGCATGGTGCATTCCAAGATGGCCTACACCTATAACTCCTACTCGTACCGTCTCCATAATCAAAATCACCTCTCGGAGTGTGGGCAGCGCCGCTTAAAGCCCTTAATTACTATTTTCACGCGTTCTGCCGTTTTTTATCGCGCCGGCAAGCAGAAATAATCTTTTTTTGTCATCTCCGGCGCGGTAGGAGTAAAATAAATCCTTCGCGCAGAAGGTGCAGCGGTCATACGTGTATATATTATCATCTCTTATGCCTTTTGCGCAAAGTTGGCTGCGAATCTGCCCTTTGATGTCAAAATGTATGAAGTCTGAGTCGCCGTCGTCGATATTTTCCGCCGAGAACGCGGCAAGCGCCGCAGCCGTCGAAGGGTCGTCCGTTTTTCTGCCATAGCATTCCCTGCCGATAGCGGGGCCTATCCACGCCCAGATATTTTCCGCGCGCTGCGTCCGGTATTTTGCCTCTACCAAATCAAGCGCAGCGGCGCTTATGTTTTTCAGCGTGCCCTGAAATCCAGAATGCAGCATGACTAGCCACGGCCTTTCAGCCACGCCCGCAATGACGACGGGCGTGCAGTCGGCAAAGCGAAGACTGCCCAGAACGTCCGCGTCATACGGCAAAAAAATTCCGTCGGCCTTCGGCCGCTCAGAGAGCGCGCACCTTTCGTCAGCCTCTATTATCCGCGTTCCATGCACCTGAACTGGGGCCGCTAAGTTTCTTGCGTCATATTCAGGGGCAAGCTTGCTCCAAACTGCCTCCGGTTCTCCGCAGGCCTCGTCGTTCAGCGGCCCGCGGCAAAAGAGCCGCGTAAAATAGCTCTCCGCCAAAATAGAGGGCATTGCAAATTCTACCGCAATGCCCCACTTGTCTTTTTTAGTGACGAATCCGTTAAAATCCATGAAAATGTTCCTTGATGTGGCCGACAAGAAAGAGGCTCCCGCAGCATAGGGTGGGAACTCCGCGCGCTGCGGCCGCTTTTATCGCGCACAGCGGCTCATCAAAAGCGCCGGCGCAGTGAAGCCCCGCCTCCTGCGCAAGCAACGCCATTTCGCTGGCCGCAAGCGACCGCTCGCTGCTTGGCACCTGAGTGCAGAACACCGACGCGTCCAGCCGTTTTAGGATGAGCAGGACGTCGCGGATGTCTTTATCCTTCATCATGGCGAGCACGATATTTATTTTTTTGTCGGGGGCAAGCGCTTCTACCGTCTCGGCAAGCCTCAGCGCGGCGTGCGGGTTGTGTCCCCCGTCAATTATGACTAGAGGGTCGTGCGATATTATCTCCATGCGCCCGGACCAGACCGTCTGCGAGATGCCGCGCGCGATCGCAGCCTCTGTGACATTTGGAAATTTCGGCGCAAGAAGACGTGCCGCAGCTACAGCAAGCGCCGCGTTCTCCGCCTGAAAGGTTCCAGGCAGAGGCGTATGGTAGCGGCCGGCGCCGTTTTGGCCTGTCAGTGTGAACTGTGTGCCGGAAAACGCAAATTCCATATCGGAAATTTTATATTCGTCGTTGAATATGTGAGCCATGGCTCCGTGGAGCGCGGCGGTGCTTTTGAAGAGCGCGTTGATTTCAGCAGCTCCTCCCATGAACAAGGCGGGCGTCTCTTTGCGCAGTATCGCGAATTTTTCCGCGGCTACCTTTAAAAGAGTGTCGCCAAGATATTCGGTATGGTCGAGGCCGATGGGTACGATGAGGCTAAGCGCTACGTCGCCCAAGATGTTTGAGGCGTCAAGCCTGCCGCCCATGCCGGCCTCAAAGACCGCTATATCTGGTGCTCTGTCCGCCAATATGATAATGGCGGCCGCAGTCACCAGCTCAAAGTATGTCGGAAGGTCGGAGGTGAGATATTCGTCTTCTTTGATGATGTCGTGAAGAACGGCTATCGCGTCAAACCACGCCTCAGCCGTCGCCTCGCCTCCGTCTATGACGAGCCGCTCCGTGAAGTCCACAAGATGCGGGCTGGTGTAGAGCGCGGCGCTGTATCCCGCGCTGCGAAGGATGGAATAGAGTGAGGCCGCCGTGGAGCCTTTGCCGTTCGTCCCCACTATTTGGACCGCGGGGAATTTTTTCTGCGGCATCCCGGCTTTGAAGAGAAGTCTTGCCAGACGGGCAAGCCCCGGACGAATGCCCGGGCTTGCCATCTGCTGAAGCTTAGTTTCTATTGCTGCACAAAAATCTTTCATCGATCTGCTTTCTATGAAAGCCGCCCAAGTTACTCAGAGAGGCTGCTAAGGTTTTCCCTTATGCGGAGAGCCTTTGTCTCATTGTCTGTTAGGGCAGTTTTTTCTTTTTCTATTACTTCTTCTGGTGCTCTTTCAACGAACTGTTTGTTAGCCAGTTTCACGCGGCTCTTTTCGATGTCCTTTTCGAGCTTGGCGAGGTCGTTCTTCAGCCTCTGCATCTCTTTTTCGACGTCGAGCAGCTCGCCGACGGGCAGATAGACCTGAACGTCGTCAAGCACGGTGGCGAGGCTCTTTTCAGGCTTTGAGCCAGCCGCGCCGGTCAGCGTAAGTTTTTCCGTCTTTGTGAGCAGGCGTATCTGTTCGTCGCATGATTCAAAGAGCGCAAGCTTCGCCGTGTTGTGTACCTCAAGGAAAGCGCCAGGGATCATCTGCTGCGGCGGGATGTGAGCCTCGGCCCTCAGATTGCGGATGGCGCGGACGGTGTCCTGCACTGCGGCCATGTCAGCAAGCGCGCTTTCGTCGATGTTTTCGACGCGCGGTGCAGGCCAGCCAGAGTGTTCTACGAGGTCTGTGCCGAACGGGAAGGCGTGCCACAGCTCCTCCGTTACAAACGGGATGATTGGGTGCAGCAGCTTGATGACGTCTTCAAATACGGCAAGAAGCACAGCCTGGGCCGCTTTGCGCCGCGGCGTTCCTTCGTCGCCGCGCAGCGCGGGCTTCGCAAGCTCGAGATACCAGTCGCATAGCTCTCCCCATGTGAAGTCGTACATGAGGCGCGCCGCTTCGCCGAAGAAGTAGCCGTCTAGCAGCCGCGTCATTTCGGAGCTCACCTGCGAGACGCGGTTCAGTATCCATCTGTCCTGTAGCCGCAGTTCTTTTTCGTCTATCGGCGCGCCTAATTCCGCGTCCTCAAGGTTCATAAGGGCGAAGCGCGAGGCGTTCCAGAGCTTGTTCATGAAGAGCCTGTAGGTGGATATCCTGTCGGTCGATAGGAATATGTCGCGTCCCTGCACCGTGAGCGCCGCCATCGTCAGACGAAGCGCGTCCGCGCCGTAGTCCTGTACGATCGTGAGCGGATCTATCACGTTGCCGCGGGACTTGCTCATCTTCTGTCCCTTTTCGTCGCGCACGAGCGCGTGGATATAGACGTCGTGGAACGGCACTTCACCCTTCATGCCTTCCAGGCCGAACATTATCATGCGCGCCACCCAGAAGAAGATTATGTCAAATCCAGTTACCAGCACGGAGGTCGGGTAGAATTTTTTGAGCGTCTCTGTGTCGTCGGGCCAGCCCATCGTTGAGAAGGGCCAGAGGCCGCTTGAGAACCATGTGTCAAGCACGTCCTCGTCCTGGCGCAGCGCGGTTGAGCCGCACTGCGGGCACTTGTGAGGAGCCGTCTCCTCAACTATTATTTCGCCGCATTCGTCG is part of the Cloacibacillus sp. genome and harbors:
- a CDS encoding Gfo/Idh/MocA family oxidoreductase; amino-acid sequence: METVRVGVIGVGHLGMHHARVYTEILGAQLVGVVDINDERAHAIAEPLGVSAFDDFKTFLKETRPDAVSIVVPTYMHYEIAKVAMESGVHVLVEKPVTTSVDEAEKLLRLAKEKDVLLQVGHIERFNSAVQHAREFVKDPYFIQTHRIGPFSPRISDVGVVLDLMIHDVDIILSMINSDLVSISAIGKCIRTDHEDIASVQLGFANGAMAQILVSRVAEKRLRQMEISEAERFVTVNYETQDITVQRCVRQSGGNIVEVMEHPVFPKTEPLKMELQHFISCIREGRQPMVGIKDGKRALEVCVAALRQIHEEKQQNFPLLSAI
- a CDS encoding polyphenol oxidase family protein, producing the protein MDFNGFVTKKDKWGIAVEFAMPSILAESYFTRLFCRGPLNDEACGEPEAVWSKLAPEYDARNLAAPVQVHGTRIIEADERCALSERPKADGIFLPYDADVLGSLRFADCTPVVIAGVAERPWLVMLHSGFQGTLKNISAAALDLVEAKYRTQRAENIWAWIGPAIGRECYGRKTDDPSTAAALAAFSAENIDDGDSDFIHFDIKGQIRSQLCAKGIRDDNIYTYDRCTFCAKDLFYSYRAGDDKKRLFLLAGAIKNGRTRENSN
- a CDS encoding Mur ligase family protein; this encodes MKDFCAAIETKLQQMASPGIRPGLARLARLLFKAGMPQKKFPAVQIVGTNGKGSTAASLYSILRSAGYSAALYTSPHLVDFTERLVIDGGEATAEAWFDAIAVLHDIIKEDEYLTSDLPTYFELVTAAAIIILADRAPDIAVFEAGMGGRLDASNILGDVALSLIVPIGLDHTEYLGDTLLKVAAEKFAILRKETPALFMGGAAEINALFKSTAALHGAMAHIFNDEYKISDMEFAFSGTQFTLTGQNGAGRYHTPLPGTFQAENAALAVAAARLLAPKFPNVTEAAIARGISQTVWSGRMEIISHDPLVIIDGGHNPHAALRLAETVEALAPDKKINIVLAMMKDKDIRDVLLILKRLDASVFCTQVPSSERSLAASEMALLAQEAGLHCAGAFDEPLCAIKAAAARGVPTLCCGSLFLVGHIKEHFHGF
- a CDS encoding valine--tRNA ligase yields the protein MDSEKTQLGKSYDPVPIEDKWYARWIDEGLFKADASSPKPPFSIVIPPPNVTGKLHVGHALDNTLQDILCRTKRMQGYEVLWLPGTDHAGIATQNVVERSLASEGVSRHDLGREEFVKKVWEWKQEYGSTIIGQLKKLGASCDWDRERFTMDEGLSRAVRKIFVELYKKGLIYRGKYLINWCPRCQTALSDLEVEHEENDGKFYEVSYKFADGEEGGVIVMTTRPETILGDTAIAIHPRDEKNRHLVGKKVVVPLVGRVIPVVEDNMVDPEFGTGCVKITPAHDPNDFLVGQRHGLEQIQVIDGKGVMCDNAGKYAGMDRFEARAAIAEDLKKEGVLLSVTDLKHSVGHCYRCHTVIEPYLSEQWFVRTRPLADAGVASVQAGKIKFVPDQWTNVYYQWMENIRDWCISRQLWWGHRIPAWYCDECGEIIVEETAPHKCPQCGSTALRQDEDVLDTWFSSGLWPFSTMGWPDDTETLKKFYPTSVLVTGFDIIFFWVARMIMFGLEGMKGEVPFHDVYIHALVRDEKGQKMSKSRGNVIDPLTIVQDYGADALRLTMAALTVQGRDIFLSTDRISTYRLFMNKLWNASRFALMNLEDAELGAPIDEKELRLQDRWILNRVSQVSSEMTRLLDGYFFGEAARLMYDFTWGELCDWYLELAKPALRGDEGTPRRKAAQAVLLAVFEDVIKLLHPIIPFVTEELWHAFPFGTDLVEHSGWPAPRVENIDESALADMAAVQDTVRAIRNLRAEAHIPPQQMIPGAFLEVHNTAKLALFESCDEQIRLLTKTEKLTLTGAAGSKPEKSLATVLDDVQVYLPVGELLDVEKEMQRLKNDLAKLEKDIEKSRVKLANKQFVERAPEEVIEKEKTALTDNETKALRIRENLSSLSE